A window of Erpetoichthys calabaricus chromosome 12, fErpCal1.3, whole genome shotgun sequence contains these coding sequences:
- the LOC114661628 gene encoding uncharacterized protein LOC114661628 isoform X1, with translation MDLSGSGAFMWGAALLLPGLLTTALCIFCRRHPRVRIPEVDDYEPKPSFEGQGFTILGRHPYPNSVMNSSQPPQMSPFLTLPSALPQTRSRISLVNTEIIDNVPSYENNAVLDIDDYVNNEAEIPGEGYIEVLPDPPQSNTPDPLSHTPARSSCSSVGEEDYVNLNENNVSGRGDSSSADIGDYVNVKAKVSGLSHSQQTLERADSEDDEVDYVNNPVSA, from the exons ATGGACCTGTCAGGCTCAGGAGCCTTCATGTGGGGAGCGGCACTCCTGCTGCCAGGCTTGCTGACCACAGCTTTGTGCATCTTCTGCCGGAGGCACCCGAGAg TGAGGATCCCGGAGGTCGACGACTACGAACCCAA ACCCAGTTTTGAAGGCCAAGGCTTCACCATCCTCGGCCGGCACCCTT ACCCCAACTCTGTTATGAACTCATCTCAGCCTCCTCAGATGTCACCATTCCTGACCCTTCC GTCGGCACTCCCACAGACCCGAAGTCGCATATCCTTGGTAAACACGGAGATCATAG ATAATGTGCCCAGCTATGAAAATAATG cagtCTTGGACATTGATGACTATGTGAATAATGAAGCTGAGATACCCGGAGAGGGATACAT TGAAGTCCTGCCAGACCCCCCACAGTCCAACACACCTGACCCTCTGAGCCACACTCCCGCCCGCTCGTCCTGCAGCTCAG TCGGGGAGGAAGACTACGTGAACCTGAACGAGAACAACGTGAGCGGCAGGGGCG ATTCCTCCTCCGCAGACATTGGAGACTACGTGAATGTGAAGGCCAAAGTCAGTGGGCTCAGTCACAGCCAGCAGACCCTCGAGAGGGCCGACAGTGAAGACGACGAGGTTGACTATGTGAACAATCCCGTGTCAG CGTAG
- the LOC114661628 gene encoding uncharacterized protein LOC114661628 isoform X2 produces MDLSGSGAFMWGAALLLPGLLTTALCIFCRRHPRVRIPEVDDYEPKPSFEGQGFTILGRHPYPNSVMNSSQPPQMSPFLTLPSALPQTRSRISLVNTEIIAVLDIDDYVNNEAEIPGEGYIEVLPDPPQSNTPDPLSHTPARSSCSSVGEEDYVNLNENNVSGRGDSSSADIGDYVNVKAKVSGLSHSQQTLERADSEDDEVDYVNNPVSA; encoded by the exons ATGGACCTGTCAGGCTCAGGAGCCTTCATGTGGGGAGCGGCACTCCTGCTGCCAGGCTTGCTGACCACAGCTTTGTGCATCTTCTGCCGGAGGCACCCGAGAg TGAGGATCCCGGAGGTCGACGACTACGAACCCAA ACCCAGTTTTGAAGGCCAAGGCTTCACCATCCTCGGCCGGCACCCTT ACCCCAACTCTGTTATGAACTCATCTCAGCCTCCTCAGATGTCACCATTCCTGACCCTTCC GTCGGCACTCCCACAGACCCGAAGTCGCATATCCTTGGTAAACACGGAGATCATAG cagtCTTGGACATTGATGACTATGTGAATAATGAAGCTGAGATACCCGGAGAGGGATACAT TGAAGTCCTGCCAGACCCCCCACAGTCCAACACACCTGACCCTCTGAGCCACACTCCCGCCCGCTCGTCCTGCAGCTCAG TCGGGGAGGAAGACTACGTGAACCTGAACGAGAACAACGTGAGCGGCAGGGGCG ATTCCTCCTCCGCAGACATTGGAGACTACGTGAATGTGAAGGCCAAAGTCAGTGGGCTCAGTCACAGCCAGCAGACCCTCGAGAGGGCCGACAGTGAAGACGACGAGGTTGACTATGTGAACAATCCCGTGTCAG CGTAG